From the genome of Mesorhizobium sp. INR15, one region includes:
- a CDS encoding response regulator, with amino-acid sequence MTRKAVILIVEDIAIIRMGAVDLVSSAGYEALEASNADEAIRLLEARSDIDLVFTDVGMPGTMDGIKLAHYIRNRWPPVKLIVASGRAIIEEIELPEGSRFFPKPYSESTIVEEMRRMVRI; translated from the coding sequence ATGACCCGCAAGGCTGTCATTCTCATCGTTGAAGACATCGCTATCATCAGGATGGGAGCAGTCGACCTTGTTTCATCTGCGGGGTACGAGGCGCTTGAAGCAAGCAATGCCGATGAGGCGATCCGGCTTCTGGAGGCGCGTTCGGATATCGACCTGGTGTTTACCGATGTCGGGATGCCCGGAACAATGGATGGCATCAAATTGGCGCATTACATTCGCAACCGATGGCCGCCTGTAAAGCTAATCGTGGCATCTGGCAGGGCAATCATCGAAGAGATCGAGCTTCCAGAAGGAAGCCGATTTTTTCCTAAGCCTTACAGCGAGAGCACGATAGTCGAAGAGATGCGCCGGATGGTGCGGATCTGA
- a CDS encoding IS66 family transposase, with protein MNRAGTPTVAELMALLAANAAEIAALKAEREALAQRVVKLEEELALARLHRFAPRSEKHMDRVFNEAEKNAVEGDDEGCDGTDCVDLPNTGLPEAEKAEGKKPGRRRLPENLPRERVEYDLADDQKNCPCCGDRMHRMGELVTEQLHIEVKAKVLQNARFKYACRHCDRTGISTPIVIAPMPAQPLPGSVATASTLAFALVHKYVDGTPLYRLAQAFERAGVPVSRGALGHWVIGSSERHLIRVYDALKLRLRSQTVIHGDETTVQVLKEKDKAPTSTSYMWAYRNGEDSEQPIVLFDYQPGRGQEYPQTFLADYRGILMSDGYSAWRTLKGATHVGCMAHARRRFVEALKARKKPGGPPAQALKFFDQLYRIERQARDEKPDDGDETQADYLRRFRHKHSVPVLSALKAWLDAIAPKVVPDTKLGDAVSYTLNQWEYLTRYTDDGRMPIDNNLLERDIRLFATGRKSWLFSDTVDGAKASAVIYSLMLTCRACRVEPFAWLRHVLTELPQRPDNADIEDLLPHNFKKQPA; from the coding sequence ATGAATCGAGCCGGCACCCCGACCGTTGCGGAATTGATGGCGCTTCTGGCGGCGAATGCGGCCGAAATCGCTGCGCTGAAGGCCGAGCGGGAAGCTCTTGCGCAGCGCGTCGTCAAGCTTGAGGAAGAACTGGCGCTCGCGCGGCTGCATCGTTTTGCGCCGCGCAGCGAAAAGCACATGGATCGCGTCTTCAACGAAGCGGAGAAGAACGCGGTTGAAGGGGACGACGAGGGCTGCGACGGGACGGATTGCGTTGATCTGCCGAACACGGGATTGCCGGAGGCCGAAAAGGCGGAAGGCAAGAAACCCGGCCGAAGACGCCTGCCGGAGAACCTGCCGCGCGAGCGCGTCGAATACGACCTTGCCGACGATCAGAAGAATTGCCCGTGCTGCGGCGACCGGATGCATCGCATGGGCGAGCTGGTTACCGAGCAGCTTCATATCGAGGTGAAGGCGAAGGTTTTGCAGAATGCGCGGTTCAAATATGCTTGCCGGCACTGCGACCGCACTGGGATCAGCACGCCAATCGTCATTGCGCCGATGCCCGCGCAGCCTTTGCCTGGCAGTGTCGCCACGGCCTCGACGCTGGCCTTCGCGCTCGTTCATAAATATGTTGATGGCACGCCGCTCTATCGTCTGGCGCAAGCCTTCGAGCGTGCCGGCGTTCCTGTCAGCCGCGGCGCGCTGGGCCACTGGGTGATCGGCTCGAGCGAAAGGCACCTCATTCGCGTCTATGACGCGCTGAAGCTGCGGCTCCGGTCCCAGACCGTCATCCATGGCGACGAGACCACGGTCCAGGTGCTGAAGGAAAAGGACAAGGCCCCCACCAGCACCTCGTACATGTGGGCCTATCGCAACGGCGAGGACAGCGAGCAGCCGATCGTGCTGTTCGATTATCAGCCCGGTCGCGGGCAAGAATACCCGCAGACCTTCCTCGCCGATTATCGCGGCATCTTGATGAGTGACGGCTACTCGGCCTGGCGCACGTTGAAAGGCGCCACGCATGTCGGTTGCATGGCTCATGCCAGGCGACGCTTTGTCGAAGCCCTCAAGGCAAGGAAGAAACCCGGCGGGCCGCCGGCGCAGGCCCTCAAGTTCTTCGACCAGCTCTACCGCATCGAAAGGCAGGCGCGGGACGAAAAGCCGGACGACGGGGATGAAACGCAGGCCGACTACCTGCGTCGCTTTCGCCATAAACACAGCGTCCCGGTCCTGAGCGCCCTCAAGGCCTGGCTCGACGCAATCGCTCCAAAGGTCGTGCCCGACACCAAGCTTGGCGATGCCGTCTCCTATACACTCAATCAATGGGAATATCTGACGCGCTATACAGATGACGGCAGGATGCCGATCGACAACAATCTTCTGGAGCGGGACATCCGACTTTTTGCAACCGGAAGAAAGAGTTGGCTCTTCAGCGATACCGTGGATGGGGCCAAGGCCAGCGCTGTCATCTACAGCCTCATGCTGACCTGTCGGGCATGCCGCGTCGAACCCTTCGCGTGGTTGCGCCACGTCCTAACCGAACTGCCGCAGCGTCCCGACAACGCCGATATAGAGGACCTGCTGCCCCACAACTTCAAAAAGCAGCCTGCCTGA
- the tnpB gene encoding IS66 family insertion sequence element accessory protein TnpB (TnpB, as the term is used for proteins encoded by IS66 family insertion elements, is considered an accessory protein, since TnpC, encoded by a neighboring gene, is a DDE family transposase.) yields MFRLADDLRVYLHREPIDFRAGINSLAILVEQSMGLNPFDRAVFAFCNRRRTRMKLLFFDRSGFVMVLKALTEDKFRWPRRQETVVPLDAEQLHWLLDGIDIDAMVRHPVRQYQFVG; encoded by the coding sequence ATGTTCCGGCTGGCTGATGATCTACGTGTCTATCTTCACCGGGAGCCGATCGACTTCCGGGCGGGGATCAACAGCCTTGCGATCCTGGTCGAGCAGTCGATGGGCCTCAACCCGTTCGATCGCGCGGTGTTCGCCTTCTGCAATCGCCGCCGCACCCGGATGAAATTACTATTCTTTGATCGGTCGGGCTTTGTGATGGTGCTGAAGGCGCTGACGGAAGACAAGTTCCGCTGGCCTCGGCGGCAGGAGACAGTGGTGCCGCTTGACGCCGAGCAATTGCACTGGCTGCTCGACGGCATTGATATCGACGCGATGGTCCGCCACCCGGTGCGGCAATATCAGTTTGTCGGCTGA